The sequence below is a genomic window from Gossypium hirsutum isolate 1008001.06 chromosome A11, Gossypium_hirsutum_v2.1, whole genome shotgun sequence.
AAGGAAATGATAATTGATAGGAACTTTGTGATACTAAGATGAGAGCAGGGGTTCCAAAGGAATTACAAACATGTCAGAAAAGGAAGCTAAGGCCATGCCATATCTCAACAGAGCATACGGCCTTGGAGATAACTGGAAGGGACCGGCCTGGCCTCATGTCTGATATATCTGCAGCCCTATACGAATTGGGATGCCATATTATGACAGCCGTAGCGTGGACTCATAACGGCCGCATGGCCTGCATAATTCAAGTGGAAGATGGACTCAAAGGAGGGCCTATCATGGTTCAAAAACGACTGGCTCTAGTACAGGAGAAGCTAGAGAGTGTAGTTGAGGGCCATCATGAGAATAGAGATAAGAAGAGTGTACTGTTAACCGCTCCGGCAGCCGATAGGACACATACAGAACGGCGACTCCACCAGATGATGTACGCCGAAAAAGACTACGAACCATGTCAGGGATGTGATGGCAGCTGCAGGTACTGGAATGGGTGTAAGAAGACTCATGTGACAGTTGAGACTTGCAAGGAAAAAGGGTACTCGGTGGTGAACGTGAGGAGTAGGGACAGAAACAAGCTATTGTTTGATACAGTTTGTGCCTTAACCGACATGCAATATGTTGTATTCCATGCAGCCGTCAGCTTAAAAGGCTCTATGGCTAATCAGGTAAGTTAACTTGGAATTTCTAGCAAATGTCTCGCAATTTTATCCTTGTCCATATGgttttaaaattgtttattttttcaaCTTCCAGGAATATTTTATAAGGAGGCAGGACGGTAGCAGTTTGGCGTCAGAAACTGAAAGTCGTAAACTTGCACAATGTTTGGTTGCGGCAATCGAACGAAGAGTTTCCCATGTTAGTTAAAAACATTTACGTTTTTGATTCAGTTTCCCATGTTTTGAAATGTGTTAGATACGGACAGATGAAGTGGTACAAAAGTAATATAATCCTTTTATGTGATGCCATTGACGCAGGGGTTAAGGCTGGATATATGTACTGAAAACAAGATGGGGTTGCTGTGGTATTTAACGAGGGTGTTTCGAGAAAATGGGCTATCAATAACACGAACGGAGATAGGAACACATGGGGAAAGAGCAAGCGGATGTTTTTATGTTACGGATGCTTCAGGGAATGATGCAAATCCAAGGACAGTAGAATTGGTGAGACAACAGATTGGGGGATCTGTTTTTGTTGTAAACAAGTCCCCCAATTCTTCATTAAGTATCAGCAGAAGCAATGGTGAAATGGAAGAAAGACCCAGATTTTCGTTAGGAAATCTCTTGTGGTCTCAGCTTGAGCGACTTACATTCAGTTTCGGTCATTAAAAGACCAAACTACCATTTCATGCTGTAACTATGTCATTGTCTGTACATAAATTTCTTCATCTCTTGGAATAAATCAACAATTGCTTACATTGATTCTTTCCCCAAAGCAATTCTTCTATGAAAATTCAAAGTAGAGCAGAGCGTTAGTTTTTCCTACAAAACAAACCTGTCCCAAGCCTGCATCAAATAACTTCCTGATAAGCATATTGTAGTTTCTAGCTAAGCCATTATGTATCGCTCCACAAAGATACATAACAACTTCAATCACTACAGCTCCAAATTTTTCTCTGATCAAACAGAAATTACATAATTCATTAGACACAAATCCACGTGGAAATCACATAGAGCATATAATTATCCAATTTTAACTGGGTTTTATGTACAAAACATAGTTTCTAGAGCCTTAGCTTGGACTGATGGAACCATACACATATAACCATGAAGAGTCTAAATTTCAAATACGCCAAAGGTTTAGGGTTCACATGATCTCTTCAATATCAAGCCAGTTATTTGATTCCTTGGTTTCAGGGTTACGAGCACTTACTTGCTCAGACCCAAGATGTTTGTCACCAACACAGCTAACATCTTTAACCGAGTCTGTAGAGTTCCTGCCAAGTTGAACCTAATCTCTTGAGTCTTTTGTTGAAGAATCAGAACCAGATGTCACTTTCTTATAACTTATTGGCACACTATCGTCATCATCATCCTCAAGGTCACTGAATGAAACATCCTTATCATTTCCAAGTAGGATTGTGGTAGCACTTCTGCCAAATGCCTCTGAAGTTTTCTCTTCTAACCAGTCATAAGCatcatcttcaaatttcttaATAGAAACTCTAGATGAACCAGATGTTGAATGTTGATGTTTAATCACTTTTGTCGGCTCTTCTTTAATGACAAACTTGTCAACAACCTGCATCTCACCACTCTGAACTGGATACTTCTCTGTTTCAATTTCAACAACTATAGCAGTATCGCCTTCTTCACTTCTAGTTGCCTTGAGTAGCACGACCTTTGATTGACTTGAACAAAGCAATGAAAGAGACTCTTCACATGGTAAATCAGCTGTTATTTTTGAAGTGTCTCTTTCAGAATGATCTTCTACCACCTCCACCTTCGCTCGATACTGTAACCCTGGCATTAACATCTCTCTAGCTACAACTACCTGCTTGTAAACTATTGAACAGTTAAAATTGTAGAAAAGGAATGAGGAACAGAGTCAAAAAAGCTGAATCACAGAAGAATAATGAAGGAAATGATGAGTATAAGAGTAAAAAAATGTGTTTACACAAAGATGGTCACTGCAAGGAAATGTCAGAGCTGCTAGCAGAACATATTGGCAAAGCAGAATATTTGATATACTAGCACTTCTTTCTCATAAGAGAGAATGAGTGAAAATGATGTTCTAGTCTAGAAAAGGCATTGCTGAAAACTAGATGAGTTTCTAATTTCCTATCCCATTAAGAGTTTCTTTTGCATCTTTTAACTGTAAGTATATGTTTTTTTCTTATTCCTAAAACTTGGTAAATGGATTCTTGAAGTGTCACCTTGACAACATACCTTACATTACAttggaaaaacaaaaattggtGGTTAaccaatgaaaaaaataaaactgaCGAACTTATTTGGGGAGTAGACAAAAGTTCCGCATCATGTTCATTGAGTTGGGGATGTAGAAGTATAAAATAGATCTTCCAAAAGCAACCCTTACTCATATATCCTGGGCAAATTTCAATCCTAAGTGCAGGCAATCTCGGTGTAAGACGCTTAATGGCTAAAGCATGTTCTTGTTGTGCATCAGACATGtcaaaatctaaaatttagaaaagaaaaagcatACAAGGATACTTGTAATCAGCCAGATTCATACCTAAAACACTAATAAGCATAATTAAGGATAGACCAGCCTTTATGGAAGTTGGCAACCCTTAGTTAATATAGAGGCAATGAAATGGTGCTGAGATATGCCATTAAATGCAACTTCATACAAGACATCAAAATATTTAGCCAATTTCTTAAGGGTAGAGCCAGAAGTTTCCGTACTAGTGCGTGCCTACATATATATTGGCCATGCAAGGTagctaaatagaagaaaagacATTAATTTAACCAAGAGTCAGCCAAAAAGAAGGCATGAGTGTCACCAAGAAGTAGAGGACGGTATAACACAATATGACCAGAAGAAGTACTACCTTATACTCCAAAGTTTCctaattcagaattaaaaattaattacataGAGCAAAGAAGAAATTCACAAATCATTAATAAAAGATTATACAGAAAGGTCTCACGTAAGACTAATGAGTAGTTCTGATAATTGCTTTAACACCAATCAGCCATCCAACTACACAGAGCACCCTAAAGCAGGCAGGCTTATACACACGACAGTATAAGCAGCCAAACCTTCCTATACGGGGATTTTTAGTTAAATCTAATAGAGATTACAAACTTAACCTGATTGAGCAACTACAAAGCATAAAGCAATTGAGCGATCCTTCAATGGAAACCAGAAAGGGCGAGAAAAATTACAACATTTTAAACTAGATAATCAATTGCACAGGaataatcaataatcaaaatCAATCAAATAAAATCCCAATTCACAGAAAGAAATCTCCAAATAAAAAGAGAAACAGAGGGAATTTACCAATGAATGAACAAAATGTGggctttcttttttattaaaacacaTCAGTCCGCCAAATTGGAAAGTAAATTACCATCAAAATCATCATTATCAGGTACGAGAAAATTGAGCCAAGTTCTTGGATTCATCACGATATCCCTAGTGAAGGC
It includes:
- the LOC107899113 gene encoding ACT domain-containing protein ACR1 — translated: MEIVYQPYIDPEFESLIERINAPRVCIDNDTCQHCTVVKVDSANRHGILLEMVQVLTDLDLVISKSYICSDGGWLMDVFHVRDQLGKKITDETLNLYIQQELCDTKMRAGVPKELQTCQKRKLRPCHISTEHTALEITGRDRPGLMSDISAALYELGCHIMTAVAWTHNGRMACIIQVEDGLKGGPIMVQKRLALVQEKLESVVEGHHENRDKKSVLLTAPAADRTHTERRLHQMMYAEKDYEPCQGCDGSCRYWNGCKKTHVTVETCKEKGYSVVNVRSRDRNKLLFDTVCALTDMQYVVFHAAVSLKGSMANQEYFIRRQDGSSLASETESRKLAQCLVAAIERRVSHGLRLDICTENKMGLLWYLTRVFRENGLSITRTEIGTHGERASGCFYVTDASGNDANPRTVELVRQQIGGSVFVVNKSPNSSLSISRSNGEMEERPRFSLGNLLWSQLERLTFSFGH